The following are encoded in a window of Candidatus Neomarinimicrobiota bacterium genomic DNA:
- a CDS encoding heavy metal-binding domain-containing protein, with product MIVLTTPSIEGKKIVKYIGIVSGEAILGANIFKDFFASIRDIVGGRSASYENELRKAKDIALTEMKQQAKDLGGNAIIAVDLDYETIGSGGTNMLMVAASGTAVVYKDKPMRRKVT from the coding sequence ATGATAGTATTGACTACGCCCTCGATTGAAGGTAAAAAAATTGTGAAATATATAGGTATTGTGAGCGGTGAAGCGATATTGGGAGCTAATATATTCAAAGACTTTTTCGCGAGCATCAGAGACATCGTCGGGGGACGATCCGCGTCTTATGAAAACGAGCTCAGGAAAGCAAAGGATATAGCGCTTACCGAGATGAAGCAGCAGGCGAAAGACCTTGGGGGTAATGCCATAATTGCCGTTGACCTGGATTACGAAACGATAGGGTCGGGAGGAACGAACATGTTGATGGTGGCTGCGAGCGGGACCGCTGTAGTGTATAAAGACAAGCCTATGAGGCGAAAAGTAACTTAA